In Nocardioides nitrophenolicus, the genomic window TCGTCGTCAGCCACCAGGCCGCGGCAGAAGTCGCTGGAGACGACCTCGGTCGGCCGGAAGTGCGCCCGGGCGAAGGTCGACTTGCCGCTGCCGGACACGCCGACGAGCAGCACCAGGCCCATCGCGGGCACGCCGAGCGTGGTCGCGGTGTCAGTCATCGGCGTTCTCCTTCCGGGTGAAGACGGCCAGCTGGGTGGGACTTCCGTGGGTCCCGTCGACGTCGCCGACGCCTCGGTGCTCGACGGCGTAGCCGTGGGTCGCCGCGACCCGGGCGCACCAGTCGGCGAACTCTGCGCGGTCCCACTCGAAGCGGTGGTCGGGGTGACGCCGGCCGGTGAGGCCTTCGTAGAGCACGTTGTAGTCGCGGTTCGGGGTGGTCACCAGCACCGCACCGGGACGCGCGGCCCCGAAGACCACCCGCTCCAGGGCGGGCAGTCGCGGCGGGTCGACGTGCTCGACGACCTCCATCAGCACCGCGACGTCGTACCCGGCGAAGCGGGGGTCCTCGTAGGTCAGCGCACCCTGGAACAGCTCGAGTCGACCGGCCTGGCGCTCGCTCATCCGGTCGACGTGCAGCCGGCGGGCGGCGTACTGCAGGGACCGGGTGGACACGTCGCAGCCCGCGACCCGCTCGATGCCGGGGGCCTTCAGCAGGCGGTCCAGGAGCTGGCCCGGACCGCAGCCCAGGTCGATGACCGAGCGGGCCCCGAGCTCCGCGATCGCGGCCAGCACCGCCTCGTGGCGCTGCCGGTTGAGGGGGACCCGCCGCTCCTCCGGCTGCAGCACCTCCTCCTCGCCCACCTCGGCGTCCGGCCCGGTGTCGTCGAGCTCGGTGTCGTCGAGCTCGGCCAGGCGCGCCAGTGCGAGCCGGGTGAGGCCGCCACGACGGCCGAGATAGCGCCGGGTGATCAGCGTGCGGTCCGGGTGGGCCGCCAGCCACGCGCCGCCCGAGCGCAGCAGCTTGTCGACCTCGTCCGGTCCCTGCCAGTAGTGCTTGGACTCGTCGAGCACCGGGAGCAGGACGTGCAGCTGGCTGAGCGCGTCGGCCAGCCGCAGCTCGCCGTGCAGGGTCAGCCGGAGGTAGCGCGAGGCACCCCACGCGGGGAAGCCCTCGTCGAGCGGGATCGGCTCGGCGTCGACTCGCCACCCGAGCGGCTCGAACAGGCGCCGCGCGATCTCCGCTCCCCCGCGGCACGGCAGCACCGGGATCGCGATCTCCAGCGGCAGCGCCTGCTCCGCCAGCTCCGGGCGCGCCTTGCAGATCCCGCTGCGAGCGGTGCTGAAGACGTCGGCGAGGGCGACGCCGAGCAGGGATGAGGCGGCGTACGAGCGGTCGTTGACGTACTGCGCCAGGCTGAAGTCGGGCGTCTCGCGTCCTCGCCGCCGCGCCAGCCGCACCGGATCGACCTCCAGCAGCAGCGCGGCGGTGCAGCGCTCCTCGCTCGCCTCCGGGTACAGCACCGTCGCCGTGCCGAAGGACTGCGCGAACTCCTGGACCCGGTCCGGGTGCTTGTGCAGCAGGTAGCCGAGGTCGGTCGCCGGCCGGTGGGTGGTCGAGATGGTCAGCAGCACGTCGTCATCCTGCCTGGGAACGGGTGGGCGGTGGTGGACCGTGTGCCCGAGAGCGCGCGGATGCGGGCTCTCGGGCACACGTCCCCGGTCGGGGCCGCTCAGAACGGCCAGTGCTGGTCGCGGCCCTGCTCCAGGAGCGGGATCGCGGCGAAGCCCTAGTCGCTCAGGCCGCCGAAGGTGTGCCGGTTCGGCACACCGGACGGGCCGTGGCCGTGGCGGTAGCCGGCCAGGTTGAAGGTGTGGACCGGCACGTCCGCCGGCACCGCCGCCGTCGGCTCCTCGCCCCGCCAGCCGGCCCAGGCCTGCTCGTCGGTGACGATCACGACCCGGTCGTGGCGGCGGAAGTGCCGGCGTACGGCGGCCGCGGTGTTCGTGCCGCCCAGGTCTCCCATCCGCTCGGCGAGCGCGAGCACGGACTCGCCGCGGCGCACCCGCACCGGCCGGCTGTCGGTGCCGAACTCGACCAGGTCGGCGGCCTCGGCCCGGACCGCGAGGGCCGCGCCGAAAACCGCCGCCGCGTCCGCCCGGGTCACCGTCGAGCGGCCCGAGAGCCGGCAGAACATCGAGCCGGAGCGGTCGACCAGCACCAGGGTGCGGCCCGGCAGCGCCGGGACGTTGGCCAGGCTGGCCTGCAGCGCCTGCTCCAGGGCCCACGCCCAGCGCAGCGACGGCGCGGCCCGGTACGCCGACAGGAACCGCAGCGGCAGCTGCCGCGAGCGCGCGACCTCGGCCGGGTCGGCCAGGGTCGCCGCCACCCCCGCCGCCACCTCGTCGGAGACACCGGCCTCGTCGAGGTTGCGGAGGTTGCGCAGCAGCGCCATGTAGCCCAGCGACGGCACCAGCGCCTCCCACACCGCGGCGTCCAGCGGACCCTGCAGCCAGCCGGCGACCTGCTCCCAGGTCATCCCGGCCGGGCCGAGCAGGTCGGCATCGGTCGCGAGCAGCGCGCGCCGCTCCGCCACCGGCACGGCGAGCAGTCGCTCGCGCGCCACCAGCAGCCCGAGCTCGGCCGGAGCCGGCTCGGGACGGTCGTGCCGCCGGTCGATCGCGTACCGGAACAGCACGCCCTGCCGCGCGTCGCGCGGACGCGGGTGGGTCAGCTCGAGCACGTCGGCGAAGCGGTAGCCGCGACCGCGGGCGTCGTACTTGACCAGGGAGCGCTCCGTGTAGAGCCGCGCCGCCGCGTCGGCGACACCGCGCTTCACCGGCTTCGGGAAGGCGCGACCGTAGCGCGAGGCCCAGTAGGCCAGCAGCTCGCCCGGCTCGTCGGCCCGGTCGAGCGCCGCATCGACAAGCGCGCGGTTGTCGCCGGCCAGACCCGCGTCGAGACGCGCCTTGACCGCCTCCGCGGCCACCACCAGCGCGACCGAGCGCAGGTGTACGCCGGTCCGCAGCCAGCGCACCAGCCGCAGCGTCCAGTCGACGTCGTCGACGGCGACCGAGGCCACCAGCGCCCGCAGCCGGGCGTCCCGCTCGGCCGCGGCCTCGTAGAAGGTGTCCTCCGCCACGAAGGAGGTCACCGCGAGCAGGAAGAGCTCGCCCTTGGCGTCACGGGCGTAACCGGGCGCGCCCTCGTGGGTGCGCCCGGTCGGCCGGGCGGCGCCGCGGACCGCGGCGACGCCGGAGCGCCGCAGGTCGCGCAGGTTGAACTTGGTCATGGTGGTGTCCCTCCTTCCGAGGGCGGGGTGGTCGGGTACGGGTCCAGGAACGACGAGAGCCGCCCGCTGCGACGGCAGCGGGCGGCTCTCGTGGGTGCACGGGGGGTGCACTACACGAGAGGCCTCGGCGGCTTCGTGCACCTCATCGGGACTCCTCGTCCGTCAGCTCGTTCGTGGGGGTGGTTCGGGGCGCGGGTGCCGAGATCCAGGTCGACCAAGGTGCTTTCCGACTGCTCTCCCGACTGAGCTACACCGCGGTCACCCGCGGGGTGGGACTCGAACCCACGACCTGTCGATTACAGGATGAAGTAACCCTGGTCTTCGCACCGGCACTCGCGCCTGCGGCAAGGATGCCCGCGCCGGCCGGGCGGCCGCAACGGATTTAGCCGGCGCTCGGGGATCGGCGAGGATTGGCGGGGATCGGACGAACCAGGCTCATCCGATCCGCGCCGATGACCCGGCGGGGGCCGGCGGTCAGCCCCGCCAGCCCCGCTCGATCGCCTCGATCACCTTCGGGCGCAGGTCGCTCGCCGCGATCACCTCGTCGACCGAGCCGACCTCCACCGCGCGGTGGATGTCGTGGACGCCGTCGAACTCGGCGGCGACCTCGGCGATCTTGTCGGCGCGCAGCTGGGCGCGCAGCTCGGCGAGCTCGACGACCAGCGCGCCGCGCTCGCCATCCTCGGCGTGGTCGATCCGCTCCTGCAGCTCGGCGACCTTCGGGTCGGCCGCGGCCCGCTTGGCGACCTCGGCGGCGAACACCACCGCGGCGGCGGGCGCACCGCCGAGGACCGAGGCGTAGGAGCCCTCGATCGCGAGCACGGTCATCGCGGGGTTGAGCTGCTTGGAGAACACCACGAACGCGCCGCCGTGGTAGCGCGAGATCACGCAGAACACGATCGGGCCCTCGAAGTTGACGATCGCGCGGCCGATCTCGGCGCCGTACTCCAGCTGGAGGTTGCGCATCGACTCGGGCGAGCCGTCGAAGCCCGACAGGTTCGCGAGCACGACGAGCGGCCGGTTGCCGGAGGCGGCGTTGATCGCGCGGGCGACCTTCTTCGACGAGCGCGGGAACAGGGTGCCCGCGGTGTAGGTGTCGGGGCCGTCGGTGGGCGGGAAGCCCGCGCGCGGGACCGGCTTGGACTCGATGCCGACCAGGCTGACCGGGTAGCCGCCGATCCGGGTGTCGACGACGACCGCGGTGTCGGCGTCGGCCATACCGGCCCAGCGCTCGAGCAGCTCGTGGTCGGCGTCGGCGAGCGCCCGCATCACGGTGCGGATGTCGAAGGGCTTCTTGCGGTCCGGGTTGTGGGTCGCGGAGAAGATCTCGCCGACGGTCGCGAAGTCGGTGCCCGGGTGCGGGTACGACGTCACGTCGCGGTCGACCGGGTCGCTGGACTCCGCGCGCCGCGGGCCGGCCTCGCCGGGGGCGACGTAGGTGTGGTCGTAGTGCGCCATCAGCACGCCGAACGCGCCCGCCAGGTCGGGCACCCAGTACTGCGCCTGGCCGTTGGGGCCCATCACCCGGTCGTAGCCGCCGATGCCGTGGTTGTCCTCGGCCGAGACGCCGCCGGAGAAGTCGAGCGACTGCTTGCCGGTGAGCACCATCGCGCTGTCGGGGGTCATCACCAGGATGCCCTTGGTGTGCATCAGCATGGTGGCCTCGGCGTTCCAGTACGGCTGGGCGCCGACGTTGATCCCCGCGACCACGATGTTGATCTCGCCGCCGGCCTGGGTGAAGTGCACGATCCGGCGCAGCGCGGCGGCCACCCAGTCCATGTTCTCGGTGCCGCTCTCCATCGAGATCCGGGCGCCGGCCGAGACGGCGAACCACTCGACGGGTACGCCGAGCCGCTCGGCCAGGTCGATCGCCGCGATCACCCGGGCGCACTCCGGCTCCGAGAGCGCCCCCAGCGACATCAGCGGGTCGCCGCAGAGCACCACCCGGGTGACGCCCTCGGGGTGGAGGGGCGTGGGGGTGGAGACGACGGCGACGATGATGCCGGCGGTGTTCTGGCCGGGCGCCCGGTCGACGGGGACCAGGACGCCGGACCCGTCGAGGTCGTGCTCGACCACGGTGCCGCCGCCGGCGAGCACCGGCTGCAGCTCGTAGGGGTAGACGAGGCCGCGACGGCGGGCGCGGAGCACCTTGCCGGCGTACTCGTCGAGCGGGGCCAGCGGCTCGGTCGGCGGCGGGACGATGTCGGCCACCACGCCGGCGCCGGGCTTGGCGTGGAAGCGGATCGCCAGCGGGGTGGTGGTGCCGTCGGGGCCGGCGACCCGGCCCTCCGCGAGCACCTCCTCGATGCCCGCCCCCTCGCTGAGGGGGGTGATCTTGCCCTGCAGCGCGGTCAGCTGGTCGAGGTCGGCCTCGACGACGGGCCACACCGTCACCCACACGTGGTTGACGTCGAGCTTGGTGCCCTCGCGCCCGCGCGCGGTCCGCACCCGGCGGATCGCCTCGAGGCAGTTCTCGACCGCGCGCTCGGCGTGCGGGAGCGCGATCACCCGGCCCTCGTCGTCGCGTACGACGGCCAGCTGGCGCACCTGCGCGGCGGCGACCAGGCGCCGGTCGGCGGGGTTCGTGCGGGCCACGCACTCGTAGAGCAGCACGTCGTCGGGAGCGGCGAGCCGGGTCACGTCGAACTCGCGCAGCCGCCAGAGGTTGAGCCGGCGCCCGACCATCGGGTGCATGCCGCGGACCAGGGTGTCCTCGACCAGGCCGCCGCCGCCGGACTCGTCGGGCCGGAAGGTGAAGTAGTCCACCGGCTGGGGGGCGGCCGGGCAGACCGCGACCGAGACCCGGCGGGCCCGCGCGGCGAAGTCCTGGCCGGCGAGCAGCTTGGCGAGCTCCGCCGAGGCGCGGTCGGGCTCGGCGGGCGCGTCGGGCCAACGCAGGTAGATCTCGACGACGTCGTCGTGGTCGGCCGTGAGGGCGGAGCTGATCGCCGTACCGAGGTCGCTGCCCGGGTCGGCGAGCTCGGCGATGTCGCCGATGGTGGACACCACGCGGGTGGCGCCCTTGTCGTCGGTGGCGTACTCGGCGTGGACCACGGGACGCCCGGCGCCGCTGACGGTGAGGTCGTGCAGGTCGAACTCGAGGTAGTGCCGACGGATCAGCACCTCCAGCAGCGGCTCCCGCTCGGGCAGGCCGTCGGCGAGGCGGTCGCGCAGGAAGCCGACGAGCTGCTCCGGGATCGCGGTCAGCGCGGCGATCCGGGCCTCCCGGTCGGGCGCGGCGGGGTCGGTGAGGGCGGCCACCTCGGCGGCCACCCCCTCCAGCACCGCGCGCCGCTCGTCGTCGACCAGCGGCTGGTCGAACCAGGCGAACCGGACCGACCGGGCCAGGTCGCCGACCACGGCGAACCGGAGCTGGGTGGCACGCACCAGCCGCTCCAGCAGGGCCCGGGCGTCGGCCCGCTCCTCGGCGGGCGGCGGCGGCGCGCTCAGCCAGCGCTGGAGCACGCCGACCGCGATGTCGACGTCCGAGGGGTGCTGCTGGGCCAGGAAGACCCGGAACACGGCCTGCTCCAGCTCGGGGGTGCGCTCCAGGTCGGTGACGCCGTAGTGCGCGAGCACCCGGAGCAGCTTGTCGCGGAAGTGGTCCGGGAGCGCGCCGCGGTCGGGGTCGAGGCTGCGCAGGTAGGTGTGGAAGTGCTCGCGCGAGCTGTGCACGCGCAGCTCGGTGTGGCCCTCGTCGCCGGCGGGCCGGTTGCGGCTGAGCTCGGCGAAGTCGGCGAACAGGGCGAGCAGGTCCATCTCGGCGCGCAGCGCGCCGGGCTCGCGGGTGGCGAGGTGGCCGGCGAGGAGGGCGCCGCGCTGGTCGGGCGCCACGTCGTAGCCGAGCAGCTGGCCCGTCAGGGCGCCGAGGCTGTCGGTCGCCACGCTCGCCCGGTGGGAGGTCGGCAGGTCGAGGTCGACGGTGGCCGCGCTCGCGCCCGCGCCGGCGTCCTCGGCGTCGCCGGTCGGGTCCAGGCGCACCAGCGGCGCGCCGGTCTCCACCTGGCCGCCGACGCGGACCAGGAGCTCCTTGATCCGGCCCGCGAAGGGAGCCGAGAGGACCGTCTCCATCTTCATCGACTCCAGCACCAGCACCGGCTGCCCGGCGGCGACCTCGTCGCCGACGGCGACCGGGGTCGCGACCACGAGCGCCGGGGCGGGCGAGCGCACCATGCCGCCCTCGTCGCGGCTGACCCGGTGCATCACGTCGTCGACCTCGACCAGGTGGACCGTGCCGTGGGTGGCGGTCACCAGCCGGTAGCGGTGGCCGTCGACGGTCAGGCGGCCGTGCACGTCGTCGAGGCGGTCCAGGACCGCGGTGACGGTGCGCTCCTCGCCGCCGCCGGCCACCGTGACGTCGTACCGCGCGCGACCGGTCTGCCGCACCGTCAGCGCGTACGTCGTCCCCCGGAGCTTGAGCTCGATGGTGCGGGACGGGTCGTGCTGGACCTGCGGGCGACCACCCTGGGCGGCCTGGAGGAAGCGGGCGATCTCGGCGCGCTCCTCCTCGTCGTACGCCTCGATCGCGGCGGCGACCAGCGCGACGCCGGAGTGGCGGGCCGACTGCAGGCGACCGCCCGACTGATCGCCGCGGACCCGGTCGATCCACCCGGTGTCGGCCCAGGCGGGGGCACCGGTGGTGACCTCGGGCTGGTCGAGGAGGTCGAGGATGAAGCTCTTGTTGGTGGCGCCGCCGTCGATGACGACCGTGGTCTCCCCCATCGCCCGCCGCAGCCGGGCCATCGCCTGCTCGCGGTCGGCACCCCACGCGATCACCTTGGCGATCATCGAGTCGAAGTCGGCGGGGATCACGTCGCCCTCGGCGACGCCGGTGTCGACCCGGATGCCGGGTCCTGCGGGCAGCTCCAGGCGGGTGATCCGCCCGGGCGCGGGCGCGAAGTCGCGGTCCGGGTCCTCGGCGTTGAGTCGCGCCTCGACGGCGTGGCCGCGCTCGGCCGGCCGCTCGCCGGACAGCGGGATGCCGCGCGCCACCTGGATCTGGAGCGCGACCAGGTCGGTGCCGGTCACCTCCTCGGTGATCGGGTGCTCGACCTGGAGGCGGGTGTTGACCTCGAGGAAGGCGAAGGACCGGGTGCCGGGGTGGTAGAGGAACTCGACGGTGCCCGCGCCGGCGTACCCGACCGCGTTGGCGAGGCGCTCCGCGGAGCCCTTGAGGTCGGCGGCCTGGGCGTCCTCCAGCAACGGGGACGCGGACTCCTCGATGACCTTCTGGTTGCGGCGCTGGACCGAGCAGTCGCGCACGCCGATCGCCCACGCGGTGCCCTGGCCGTCGGCGATCACCTGCACCTCGACGTGGCGGGCGTCGGTGACCAGCTTCTCGAGGAAGACCACGCCGCTGCCGAAGGCCCGCTCCGCCTCGTCCCGGGTGCGCTGGTAGGCGTCGGTGAGCTCCTCGGCCGAGGCGACCTTCCGGATCCCCCGGCCGCCACCGCCGGCGGTGGCCTTGAGCATCAGCGGGTAGCCGACCTCCTCGGCGCTGGCGAGCGCCGCCTCGAGGCTGTCGACCCCGCCGCGGCTCCACGGCGCCACCGGCACCCCGACCTCCTCGGCGATCAGCTTCGAGCCGATCTTGTCGCCGAGCTTGCGCATCGCCTCGGCGCTGGGCCCGACGAAGGTCACGCCCAGCCGGGCGCACAGCTCCGCGAACGCCGGGTCCTCGGCCACGAACCCCCACCCGACCCACGCCGCGTCGGCGCCGGTCTCGACCAGCGCGCGCTCCAGCACGGCGAGGTCCAGGTACGGTCGGGCCGCCGCCGCCCCGAGCAGGTACGCCTCGTCGGCCTCCCGCACGAAGGCCGAGCCCGCGTCGACGTCGGTGTACAGCGCGATGGTGCTGATCTGCTCGTCCCCCGACGCGTGCCGGGCGTTGAGGTCCCGCACGGCGTGGATGAGACGCATGGCGGCTTCACCGCGGTTGACGATGGCGATTCGCGAGACCGTTGGCACGGTCCCGACCCTTCCATCTCGCGACGCGCCGGGGACAGCGCGGATCCCACAGGCTTGTCGGCGAATCGTTGTGGGGTCCGTCCAGCGGCGGGGGCCGCGACGCCCCGAGCACGGGCCGAGAGGACCTTCGACCCCCGCGGCGGGCGACCTCCGCCCCTGTCGGGCACCCCCTCCCCGCTGGTCGACTGACGCCATCGACCAACGAAGGAGCCGACCATGACCACCCTCACCGCCCACGTCCATCACCTCATCGACCACGACGAGGAGGCGGCGGTCACCGAGACGGCCGCCCGCCGCGCCCTCGGCGCCCTCCGGATCGGCTTCGGCCTGACCTTCCTGTGGGCCTTCGTCGACAAGCTGCTCGCGCTCGGCTACTCGACCGGCGTCGCCCAGGACGGCTCGGTCGACCGGTTCGGTCCGGACGCCTGGATCCATGGCGGCAGCCCGACCCAGGGCTTCCTCGGCTTCGCCGCCGACGGTCCGTTCCAGAGCCTGTGGAACTCCCTGGCCGGGACCGCCTTCGCGGACTGGTCCTTCATGCTCGGCCTGCTCGCGATCGGCGTCAGCCTCACCTTCGGGATCGGCATGCGCCTGGGCACCCTCGCCGGCTTCGTGATGTACCTGCTCATGTGGTCCGTCGTCCTGCCCCCGGCGAACAACCCGGTCCTCGACGACCACCTGCTGGGCGCCGCGACCATGGTCGTCCTCGGGCTGACCGGCGCCGGCGCGACCTGGGGCCTGGGGCACCGCTGGGCGCGGCTCCCCCTCGTCCGCCGCTTCCCCGTCCTGCGCTGACGCCCCGGGGCGTCAGCCGAGCGGCGCCTCGGCCGGGCGCAGCACCAGGCGGATGCCGGGCCGGCCCCCGACCTCGACGACCTCGAGGCGGCCGCCGCCGGACTCGGCGGCACGCCGCGCGATGTCGAGCCCCAGTCCCGTCGAGCCGCCGCCGGCCGCGCCCCGGCCCAGTGCCGACACCGGGACGCCGGGACCGTCATCGAGGACCTCGAGCAGCACGCCCTCGCCCGTCTCCGCCAGGCGCACGGCGAAGGACGTGCCCTCGGGGGTGTGGGCGACGACGTTCTCGATCAGGGCGTCCACCGCCGCGGCCAGGTCGTCGGCGCCGACCCGCACCCACACCGGACCGGGCGCCACGAGGAGCTCGCTCGTCCGGCCCTGGTCCTCGGTCAGCGGAGACCAGAACGCCGCCCGGTCCGTCACGACCGCGGCGGCGTCGCAGCGCAGGTGCACACCGGCCCGGACGCCGCTCCGGGCCGCCCGGATCAGATGGCTCAGGCTCCGCTCGAGTCCGCCGACCGCGGCCTCCAGCTCGTCGCGCGCCGGTCCGGCCGGCAGGCCCTCGACCCCCAGCCGGACCGCGGTCAGCGGGGTGCGCAGCCGGTGCGACAGGTCGGCGGCGGCCTCACGCTCTCCGGCCAGCAGCTCCTCGATCCGGTCCGCGAGCGCGTTCAGCTCCGTGGCCACGCGGGCGACCTCGGCCGGCCCACCGGCCGGGGCGCGAGCGGTGAGATCGCCGGAGCTCAGCGCGGTCGCCGTGTCGGCGGTGCGCCGCAGCGGCCGGACGATCCGGCGTCCGGTCACCTCGGCGGCCAGCCAGGCAAGTCCCAGCAGCACCAGGGCCGTCACTCCGGCGGCCAGGAAGCGGTTCCGGGTGCGCTCCGCGACCCGGTCGCTCGCGACCGCCGCCACGACCTGGGCCACGCCGGTCGTCGTCCGGCAGTCCACGACGACGAACCGGCGCCCGCCGGCCGACACGATCCGTGGCGCGGAGACCACACCCAGGTCGTCGCGGTCGCGGTCCCCGCCCGCCGGGGCACCGCGCGGGACGCCGTCGAGGTCGTTCGCGGCGCCGACCACGGAGCCGTCGGGGAGACGGACGGACACCGACGTGCCCTCGCGACGGTTCAGGCGAGCGAGATAGGCGGCGAGCACCGGCTCCTCGGCCCCGCGCGCCGTGAGGTAGTCGGCGGCTCCCTGAGCGGCGTAGGTCGCCTCCTGGTCGGTGCTCGCCCGCGCGTCGGCGTGCAGCATGATGGCCAGCGGCACGCCGGCCAGCACGATGACGAGCGCCGCCGTGCCGACAGCGAGGGCGATCACCCGGGTGCGCAGGGTCGTCCTCACGCCTCCGGCTCCACGATCTTGACCCCGACGCCGCGCACGCTCACCAGGTAGCGAGGCCGGGCCGCCGACTCCCCGAGCTTGCGCCGCAGCCACGACAGGTGCACGTCCACGGTCCGGTCCGCCCCGCCCCACGGCTGCTGCCACACGTCGGCGAGCAGCTGCCGCTTGCTCACCACCTCGCCGGGGCGCTGCATCAGGGCCTGCAGGAGGTCGAACTCCTTGCGGGTGAGCTCCAACGCCCGCCCGTCGAGCTCGACCGAACGCCTCATCGGGTCGAGGACCAGCTCGCCGACCCGGAGCCCGGCGTCCTGGCCGGGCTCCGGTCGGGCGCGCCGCAGCACCGCGCGGATCCGGGCATCGAGCTGGGCCGCCGAGAACGGCTTGACCAGGTAGTCGTCCGCGCCCGCGTTGAGCAGGCGCACGATGTCCGCCTCGTCGTCGCGGGCCGTCGCGACGATCACCGGGGCCGCCCCGAGCGCCACACTCACCTCGAGCACCCGGGCCCCGTCGACGTCGGGAAGGCCCAGATCGAGAACGACGACGTCAGGCGGGTCGGAGCTGAGCGCCGCCATGGCGGTGCCACCCGTGGCCACGCTGGTGACGACATGGCCGAGGGTCCGCAGCCCGCGGCCGAGGCCGGCCCGGATCGCGTCGTCGTCCTCCACCAGCAAGACCCGGGCCATGAGGGGAACCGTACGCGTGCCGCCGCTGTCGATGCGTCTCCTTGACCTGGATTTGAGGTGCCCTTGCGGTGCCACTGACGGACGTCGCGACAGGCTCGGCGTCGTCCGATCCCCGACCACCCCGATCACCGAAGACGGAGAGCCCCATGTTCGACCTGGTCAACGGCCTGCCCCTCCACCCGCTCGTCGTCCACGCGGTCGTCGTCCTGCTGCCGTTGGCGATCCTCGGCACCCTGGCGATCGCGGCCCGGCCGGCCTGGCGCCGGCGCTACGGCACGCTGGTCCTCGGCATCACCCTGGTGGCCACGTTGCTCATCCCGGTCGCGACCTCCAGCGGGGAGGCGCTGGAGAAGCACGTCGGCGACCCGGGCGCCCACGCCCGGATGGGCGACCAGCTGATCTGGTTCGCGCTCCC contains:
- a CDS encoding DUF2231 domain-containing protein, producing the protein MFDLVNGLPLHPLVVHAVVVLLPLAILGTLAIAARPAWRRRYGTLVLGITLVATLLIPVATSSGEALEKHVGDPGAHARMGDQLIWFALPLLALVAALVWSERRPPSGSVLRIVAVGAVVAALATGVQVYRVGDSGARAAWGDQVASSGAE
- a CDS encoding response regulator transcription factor, which codes for MARVLLVEDDDAIRAGLGRGLRTLGHVVTSVATGGTAMAALSSDPPDVVVLDLGLPDVDGARVLEVSVALGAAPVIVATARDDEADIVRLLNAGADDYLVKPFSAAQLDARIRAVLRRARPEPGQDAGLRVGELVLDPMRRSVELDGRALELTRKEFDLLQALMQRPGEVVSKRQLLADVWQQPWGGADRTVDVHLSWLRRKLGESAARPRYLVSVRGVGVKIVEPEA